A single window of Eleginops maclovinus isolate JMC-PN-2008 ecotype Puerto Natales chromosome 19, JC_Emac_rtc_rv5, whole genome shotgun sequence DNA harbors:
- the LOC134881160 gene encoding E3 SUMO-protein ligase ZBED1-like yields MSELGRKRRIDIWSHFTYHTNENKTTCQPCGAKITGKNTTNLKRHLQSVHPEIHAKIQKTSDDHGPRGNKASAASASSTQQQTISTAFQSSSKYKMESKEQQTKEQAIARWIGRTGLPLTTIEDEDFVQMMEIVDRRLAIPKKTKISNLIETQYEHERQKFKQRLAAARRVSIGLDLWTKKGLTASFLAISACYFCVEQIKPAHILLALEQVAHPHTALSIKACVDECIQEWAIPKEKILTVITDNGSNMVAAFKNTTAEETSSEADSPGSETAMESDSEIDDQRYHHVDMEMARTPCVVHTIQLVVHMLQKETTVKRVLDKARTH; encoded by the exons ATGTCAGAActgggaagaaaaagaagaattgaTATCTGGTCACACTTTACTTATCATACTAATGAAAACAAGACCACCTGCCAGCCGTGTGGAGCCAAAATAACTGGAAAAAACACGACAAATTTGAAACGACATTTGCAGTCGGTGCATCCAGAGATACATGCGAAG ATACAGAAGACGTCTGATGACCATGGGCCAAGGGGAAATAAAGCTAGTGCTGCTAGTGCAAGTTCAACCCAGCAGCAGACTATCTCTACAGCTTTCCAAAGTTCTTCAAAGTACAAAATGGAATCAAAGGAGCAACAGACCAAGGAGCAGGCCATAGCCAGATGGATTGGACGCACAGGTTTACCACTCACAACAATTGAAGACGAGGACTTTGTGCAAATGATGGAGATAGTAGATAGGAGACTAGCAATtccaaagaaaactaaaattaGCAATTTGATTGAAACACAATATgaacatgaaagacaaaaattCAAACAGAGACTGGCTGCTGCCCGGAGAGTATCCATTGGCCTTGACTTGTGGACAAAAAAAGGACTGACCGCCTCATTCCTTGCTATTAGCGCATGCTACTTTTGTGTTGAACAAATCAAACCTGCACACATATTGTTGGCCCTTGAACAAGTAGCTCacccacacactgcactgtctATTAAGGCATGTGTGGACGAATGTATACAAGAGTGGGCCATACCGAAGGAGAAGATCCTGACGGTAATAACGGACAATGGAAGTAACATGGTGGCAgcctttaaaaacaccacaGCAGAAGAAACCAGCTCTGAGGCTGACTCCCCTGGGTCCGAAACCGCGATGGAAAGTGACTCTGAAATTGATGACCAGCG GTACCATCATGTCGACATGGAAATGGCCCGGACGCCGTGCGTGGTGCATACCATACAACTTGTGGTCCACATGTTGCAGAAAGAAACAACTGTCAAAAGAGTCCTCGATAAAGCAAG AACACACTAA